One window from the genome of Deltaproteobacteria bacterium encodes:
- a CDS encoding 2-oxo acid dehydrogenase subunit E2: MKIFHPLKNPASWRRISIAVWNAPNDPTVYGKLEIDATAALAHLEKLNRGGSATGDSPVKITMTHLAARAIALTLHKFPDINGIIKWKKIYLRKTVDIFLQVAIEEGNEGERPDLSGAKIDACENKSVVQIARELKDKSGQIRRKEDPQFKATIRLLNLVPTFLLSWVIRFLTFLNYNLGVNLTGLGVPRDPFGSVMITSVGSLGMPPGYAPLVPISRVPIIVCVGQVAEKPWVAAGAVVVRPILELKFTFDHRFIDGLTGSRMAKYFRELLENPSDNLL; this comes from the coding sequence ATGAAAATCTTTCATCCCCTTAAAAACCCCGCCAGCTGGCGGCGCATCTCGATTGCCGTCTGGAACGCCCCCAACGATCCCACCGTCTACGGGAAACTGGAAATCGACGCGACGGCCGCTCTGGCCCATCTCGAAAAACTCAACCGCGGTGGCAGCGCCACTGGCGATTCCCCCGTCAAAATCACCATGACGCATCTGGCGGCCCGCGCCATTGCGCTGACGCTCCACAAATTCCCCGACATTAACGGCATCATCAAATGGAAAAAAATTTATCTCCGAAAGACGGTTGACATTTTTTTGCAGGTCGCCATCGAGGAGGGGAATGAGGGCGAACGACCCGACCTCTCCGGCGCCAAGATTGACGCCTGCGAAAACAAATCGGTCGTTCAGATTGCCCGGGAATTGAAAGACAAGAGCGGACAAATCCGCAGAAAAGAGGACCCGCAGTTCAAGGCGACCATCCGTTTGCTCAATCTCGTTCCGACCTTCCTCCTTTCATGGGTGATCCGCTTCCTGACTTTTCTGAATTACAACCTCGGCGTCAATCTGACCGGACTGGGAGTTCCCCGCGACCCGTTCGGATCGGTCATGATCACCAGCGTCGGCTCCCTGGGGATGCCTCCCGGCTACGCCCCGCTGGTGCCGATAAGCCGCGTGCCGATTATCGTCTGCGTCGGTCAGGTGGCGGAAAAACCGTGGGTGGCCGCCGGAGCCGTCGTGGTCCGTCCGATTCTTGAGTTGAAATTCACCTTTGACCATCGTTTCATCGACGGCCTGACCGGCTCCCGGATGGCGAAATATTTCAGGGAACTGCTGGAAAATCCGTCCGATAATCTCTTATAA
- a CDS encoding NifU family protein, with amino-acid sequence MDTAQIKITAEPQTLPENCRFTLEQPLLTGPSVRFSGAVEAKGSVLAEKIFACGNIRGILIAGPSITVTQDGGEDWRILGKKIGTAIREAIGEGKPLVAPEVIAKIPMSSKIEAKVQEVLQNQINPAIASHGGTIELLEVKNNDIFIRMGGGCHGCAMSTATLKQGVEQTLRQEIPEIGAIYDTTDHASGTNPYYSPGK; translated from the coding sequence ATGGACACCGCCCAAATCAAAATCACGGCCGAACCGCAGACCCTGCCGGAGAACTGCCGGTTCACGCTTGAACAACCGCTTCTTACGGGCCCATCGGTCCGCTTTTCAGGCGCCGTGGAGGCGAAGGGGTCCGTTCTGGCCGAAAAAATTTTCGCCTGCGGAAATATCCGGGGGATTCTGATTGCGGGTCCTTCCATAACGGTGACACAGGACGGAGGCGAGGACTGGCGCATTCTCGGCAAAAAAATCGGAACGGCAATCCGCGAGGCGATCGGTGAAGGAAAACCGCTCGTCGCGCCGGAGGTGATCGCCAAAATTCCCATGTCGAGCAAAATCGAGGCGAAGGTGCAGGAGGTTCTTCAGAATCAGATCAACCCAGCCATTGCCTCCCACGGCGGCACCATCGAGCTTCTCGAGGTCAAAAACAACGACATCTTTATCCGGATGGGGGGGGGCTGTCACGGGTGCGCCATGTCCACGGCCACCTTAAAGCAGGGGGTTGAACAAACCCTCCGGCAGGAAATTCCGGAGATCGGCGCCATCTACGACACCACCGACCACGCCTCCGGAACCAATCCCTATTATTCGCCGGGAAAGTGA
- a CDS encoding type II toxin-antitoxin system VapC family toxin: MILPDINILVYAHRADSPYHLKAAKAVDGLATSLSPFALCSFVCSGFLRIVTNHRIFVEPTPISDGIRFLESLLTRDNCRTVEPGERHWEIFSTFLKETKATGNLVSDAYLASIAVEHGLELLTHDSDFKRFAELKICPF, from the coding sequence GTGATTTTACCCGACATCAACATCCTCGTATACGCCCACCGGGCCGACAGCCCTTATCACCTGAAGGCCGCGAAAGCGGTTGATGGCTTGGCCACCTCTCTTTCTCCGTTTGCCCTTTGCAGTTTTGTCTGTTCGGGTTTTTTGAGGATCGTCACCAATCACCGGATTTTCGTGGAGCCGACCCCCATCTCCGACGGTATTCGGTTTCTTGAATCGCTGTTGACGCGGGACAATTGCCGGACCGTGGAGCCGGGAGAGCGGCATTGGGAGATTTTTTCGACTTTCCTCAAAGAGACGAAGGCCACCGGCAACCTTGTTTCCGATGCCTATCTCGCCTCGATTGCCGTGGAGCATGGGCTGGAACTCTTGACCCATGACAGCGATTTTAAGCGGTTTGCCGAGCTGAAAATTTGCCCTTTCTAA
- the ptsP gene encoding phosphoenolpyruvate--protein phosphotransferase, producing MQIHTLSSHDVVSEIMELADLCRGEEDVRRVLHLLVEKLKKIMNTDVCSLYLLDPKSKNLVLAATQGLNRESVGFVQMKVGEGLVGKTLEWLKPVSLARGKKSRSFKFFPETGEEKFQSFLSVPLIHNRRPMGVLVVQNRKATKFSARSAHLLMTLAIPAVNVIEKTKLLGKFGQVTSDKKEGEGEGAVPAPRRRGEGLLFKGIGASPGIAIAKIKIVRRSAPRASLRRDEAVIHADVEKMRVLEAFRWVEEEIRDTQKKAEQKFGMEEISIFDAYKMVLESDPFKEQILEEVDKGKSALKAVEAVIQRYTEELSMADDEYLRERAYDIQDLGRKIIDRLLYGAEVPGAEIALEEDKILFSEFWSISDFVEMDLSKTKGILSPSGGASSHIAILAESLGLPAVLGISTPAENIQDGDLAVIDGSSGIVIVNPDEGVLHAYERESREDFKAQRKYREGAHKRVGPIGGKKLSIGANMGMMAHLQTALDNGVEEIGLYRTEFPFLIRRNLPTEEEQYLLYRKVLEAMGRRPVTIRTLDIGGDKYLPYLNLPREANPFLGWRSIRISLAREDLFRIQLKAMLRASPHGRMRMLFPMITSIEEVRRVKEIVADVKRELQEEEKPFARNVPIGIMIEVPSAVVLAEFLIKEVDFFSIGTNDLIQYTLAVDRNNAQVAGMYNPLHPAVLRAIKKTVDTAHRAKKPVSVCGEMAGQTMGVALLVGMGVDSLSMSAPLASKIKSFVGRLKCRDVRRLAHQAVAMDSAEKIRELVDGSIKKWGLGEFLPHAAPMT from the coding sequence ATGCAAATCCACACCTTATCCTCCCACGACGTTGTCTCCGAAATCATGGAGCTGGCCGATCTCTGCAGGGGCGAGGAGGATGTCCGCCGGGTGCTACACCTTCTGGTCGAAAAGCTCAAAAAAATCATGAACACCGATGTCTGCTCCCTCTACCTTCTCGACCCCAAGTCGAAAAACCTCGTTCTTGCCGCCACGCAGGGTTTGAATCGGGAATCGGTAGGATTTGTCCAGATGAAAGTGGGAGAGGGGCTGGTCGGGAAGACGCTGGAGTGGCTTAAACCGGTTTCGCTGGCGCGGGGGAAAAAAAGCCGAAGCTTCAAGTTTTTTCCCGAGACCGGCGAGGAGAAGTTTCAGTCGTTTCTTTCGGTTCCCCTCATCCACAACCGCCGCCCGATGGGGGTGCTGGTGGTGCAAAACCGGAAGGCGACCAAGTTTTCCGCGCGGTCGGCGCATCTGCTGATGACGCTGGCCATCCCCGCCGTCAATGTCATCGAAAAGACCAAACTGCTGGGAAAATTCGGGCAGGTCACTTCGGACAAAAAGGAAGGGGAAGGGGAGGGGGCCGTCCCGGCGCCGCGAAGGCGGGGGGAAGGCCTTTTGTTCAAGGGGATCGGGGCCTCTCCCGGCATTGCCATTGCGAAGATCAAAATTGTCCGCAGATCGGCCCCGAGGGCCAGCCTCCGAAGGGATGAGGCGGTGATTCACGCCGACGTGGAAAAGATGCGGGTGCTTGAGGCGTTCCGCTGGGTGGAGGAGGAGATCCGCGACACGCAAAAAAAGGCGGAGCAAAAATTCGGCATGGAGGAGATCTCCATTTTTGACGCCTACAAGATGGTTTTGGAGAGCGACCCCTTCAAGGAACAGATTCTGGAAGAGGTGGACAAGGGAAAATCGGCCCTCAAGGCGGTGGAGGCCGTGATCCAGCGGTATACCGAGGAGCTCTCGATGGCCGACGATGAATATCTGCGCGAACGGGCCTACGACATCCAGGACCTGGGGCGGAAGATCATCGACCGGCTTCTCTACGGCGCCGAGGTCCCCGGCGCGGAAATCGCCCTTGAAGAGGACAAGATTCTTTTTTCCGAATTCTGGAGCATCTCTGATTTCGTCGAGATGGATCTGTCGAAGACGAAAGGGATCCTCTCGCCGTCGGGAGGGGCCTCTTCCCATATCGCCATTCTGGCCGAATCGCTTGGCCTCCCGGCGGTTCTTGGCATCTCCACTCCCGCCGAAAACATTCAGGACGGCGATCTCGCGGTGATCGACGGGAGTTCCGGCATTGTGATTGTGAATCCGGATGAAGGGGTCCTGCACGCCTATGAGCGGGAGAGCCGGGAGGATTTCAAGGCCCAGCGCAAATACCGCGAGGGGGCGCACAAGAGAGTCGGCCCCATCGGAGGGAAGAAATTAAGCATCGGGGCCAACATGGGGATGATGGCCCATCTGCAGACCGCTTTGGACAACGGCGTGGAGGAGATCGGCCTCTATCGCACGGAGTTTCCCTTTCTGATCCGCCGGAATCTTCCCACGGAAGAGGAACAGTATCTTTTATACCGCAAGGTCCTCGAGGCGATGGGAAGAAGGCCGGTGACCATCCGCACGCTGGATATCGGCGGCGACAAATATCTGCCGTATCTCAATCTCCCCCGCGAGGCCAATCCGTTTCTGGGATGGCGTTCCATCCGCATCTCGCTGGCGCGCGAGGATCTGTTCCGCATCCAGTTGAAAGCGATGCTTCGCGCCTCCCCGCATGGCCGCATGAGGATGCTTTTTCCGATGATCACCTCGATTGAGGAAGTCCGGCGGGTGAAGGAGATTGTCGCCGATGTGAAGCGGGAATTGCAGGAAGAGGAAAAGCCGTTCGCCAGAAATGTTCCCATCGGCATCATGATTGAAGTCCCGTCCGCCGTGGTCCTGGCGGAATTTCTCATCAAAGAGGTGGACTTTTTTTCCATCGGCACCAATGACCTCATTCAATATACGCTGGCGGTCGACCGCAACAACGCGCAGGTGGCGGGGATGTATAATCCGCTCCATCCGGCGGTTCTTCGCGCCATCAAGAAGACGGTGGATACGGCCCATCGGGCCAAAAAGCCGGTTTCCGTCTGCGGCGAAATGGCGGGCCAGACGATGGGGGTGGCCCTTCTGGTGGGGATGGGGGTGGACAGCTTGAGCATGAGCGCCCCGCTTGCCTCCAAGATCAAGAGTTTTGTCGGCCGGTTGAAATGTCGCGATGTCCGGAGGCTGGCCCATCAGGCGGTGGCGATGGATTCGGCCGAAAAGATAAGGGAGCTTGTGGATGGTTCCATCAAGAAATGGGGGTTGGGCGAGTTCCTCCCCCACGCGGCGCCGATGACGTGA
- a CDS encoding antitoxin: protein MRTTITLDSDVFQKLGQKIRQSRRPAKQVYNDLLRAALAEKRRPKKREAFHLPVFRGKKGLMPGFSWEMSTSQILDRLDEEEFRQKE, encoded by the coding sequence ATGAGAACCACAATTACGCTTGATAGCGATGTCTTTCAAAAGCTGGGGCAAAAAATCAGGCAAAGCCGAAGGCCCGCCAAACAGGTCTATAACGACCTGTTGCGGGCGGCCCTTGCCGAAAAAAGAAGGCCCAAAAAAAGGGAGGCGTTTCATTTGCCCGTCTTCAGGGGGAAAAAAGGGCTGATGCCCGGCTTCAGCTGGGAGATGTCCACCTCCCAGATTCTGGATCGCCTTGACGAAGAGGAGTTCCGTCAAAAAGAGTGA
- the queF gene encoding NADPH-dependent 7-cyano-7-deazaguanine reductase QueF, whose amino-acid sequence MPSAPQEHLDTFPNPNSDRNYLIEFACPEFTCLCPKTGQPDFATIKIAYVPDEKCIELKSLKLYLWSYRNEGAFHEKVTNKILDDIVEAVHPRYAEVIGDFYVRGGIHTVVTARHGTRPDQ is encoded by the coding sequence ATGCCATCCGCGCCGCAGGAACATCTGGATACGTTTCCAAATCCCAACAGTGATCGGAATTATCTGATTGAATTCGCCTGTCCGGAATTCACCTGCCTCTGCCCCAAAACGGGACAACCCGACTTCGCGACGATCAAAATCGCCTACGTGCCCGACGAGAAATGCATTGAACTCAAATCGCTCAAGCTCTATCTATGGTCTTATCGGAACGAAGGGGCCTTTCATGAAAAAGTGACGAATAAAATCCTGGATGACATCGTCGAGGCGGTTCATCCCCGATATGCCGAGGTGATCGGCGATTTCTACGTGCGTGGCGGTATTCACACGGTGGTCACGGCGAGGCATGGAACCAGGCCGGATCAATGA
- a CDS encoding transglycosylase domain-containing protein, with amino-acid sequence MRQMGIAAFVFLLLLAFLNFYARIYDAPPDTKTFFDRNGEAIGTINPSYDGFQIWTPVDRIPKTIVETFVKTEDRFFYWHHGVNPVALIKAAIENLAGGKVRRGGSTITQQLAKNLIQEKKGRFSARSWTNKLCETLLALGLELRHSKKWILERYLNSIYFGRRTYGVSAAADVYFGKELRELNSAEIEFLAGLPKGPNRLNPPQPPFFKGGGSDSPPLKGGQGEFAVARHFIEWVATRQAAKQLPAGPIVHTTLDLNLQKRLETAVQALLEERAGEDPLLTASAVVIDVPTGGILAMVGSRDYDNDAIKGQVNGAIALRQPGSTLKPFTYFAAFSKGFSPSTVITDEPRSFLALTAADAEAYIPQNFDRRFHGDVTIREALGNSYNVPAVATLNEIGLSYYHDILKKFGFTSLKKPPMYYGLAVTLGAGEVSLLELTNAYAVLARGGIFLPYQWRPGQPLSEQTSIINNAKQYAAQVTDILTDPSARLKAFGFNEDLAIDGFPVAVKTGTSYNHRDNWTVGYTPQVAVGVWVGHADGSPLLGTTGATGAGPVWHAVVENVVREWRTGPVACGFPARPRRRCGLLGVERRDGLSHTPHLRLRRDREPSLRRHPFAVLDTQPDSDPGWRVRSPLPHARFRLHPYLPAEHQKILAEVEVTDPEIESLRCYLDGKLVSETPILDNTNLRFWVPPETGDHLLTIKAPDGRKQTIPFYIMETTT; translated from the coding sequence ATGCGGCAGATGGGAATCGCGGCCTTTGTCTTTCTCCTTTTGCTCGCCTTTCTTAATTTTTACGCCCGCATTTATGACGCGCCTCCCGACACAAAAACATTTTTCGACCGCAACGGCGAGGCAATCGGCACGATTAATCCCTCCTACGACGGTTTTCAAATCTGGACGCCGGTCGACCGGATTCCCAAGACGATTGTGGAGACATTTGTAAAAACCGAGGACCGCTTCTTCTATTGGCATCACGGGGTTAACCCGGTGGCGCTGATCAAAGCGGCCATCGAAAATCTGGCGGGAGGAAAAGTTCGGCGCGGCGGATCGACCATCACCCAGCAGTTGGCCAAAAATCTGATCCAGGAAAAGAAAGGGAGGTTTTCCGCAAGAAGCTGGACAAATAAATTGTGCGAAACCCTCCTTGCCCTCGGGCTGGAACTGCGCCATTCAAAAAAATGGATTCTGGAACGGTATCTTAATTCCATTTATTTCGGCCGGCGAACCTATGGCGTCTCTGCGGCGGCGGATGTTTATTTTGGAAAAGAATTGCGGGAATTGAATTCCGCGGAGATTGAATTTTTGGCGGGATTGCCGAAGGGGCCGAATCGTTTAAATCCCCCCCAACCCCCCTTTTTCAAAGGGGGGGGATCAGATTCCCCCCCTTTAAAGGGGGGTCAGGGGGAATTTGCAGTTGCCCGCCACTTCATCGAATGGGTCGCCACGCGGCAAGCCGCAAAGCAGTTGCCAGCCGGCCCGATCGTCCACACAACACTCGATTTGAACCTCCAAAAGCGTCTCGAAACCGCCGTTCAAGCCCTGCTTGAAGAGCGGGCCGGGGAAGACCCTCTCCTCACCGCCTCTGCCGTCGTCATTGATGTCCCCACCGGCGGCATTCTGGCGATGGTCGGTTCGCGCGACTATGATAATGATGCGATCAAGGGGCAGGTCAATGGCGCCATAGCCCTGCGCCAGCCCGGCTCGACGCTCAAGCCTTTTACCTACTTTGCCGCTTTTTCAAAGGGTTTTTCCCCCTCCACCGTTATTACCGACGAGCCGCGGAGTTTTCTCGCCCTCACCGCCGCCGATGCCGAGGCCTACATCCCGCAAAATTTTGACCGCCGGTTTCACGGCGACGTGACCATTCGCGAGGCGTTGGGAAATTCGTACAACGTCCCTGCCGTGGCAACGTTGAACGAAATCGGCCTCTCCTATTATCACGATATTTTGAAAAAGTTCGGCTTCACCTCGCTTAAAAAACCGCCGATGTATTACGGCCTTGCCGTCACCCTCGGCGCCGGAGAAGTGAGTCTTTTGGAATTGACAAACGCCTATGCAGTACTGGCGCGGGGGGGAATCTTCTTGCCTTATCAATGGCGCCCAGGTCAGCCTTTGAGCGAACAAACATCCATTATTAACAATGCCAAACAATATGCCGCGCAAGTCACCGACATCCTCACCGACCCATCCGCCCGGTTAAAGGCCTTCGGTTTTAACGAAGATCTGGCGATTGACGGCTTTCCCGTCGCGGTAAAGACCGGCACCAGTTACAACCATCGCGACAACTGGACGGTTGGTTACACACCGCAGGTCGCCGTCGGCGTCTGGGTGGGGCACGCCGACGGCTCGCCGCTTTTGGGGACGACCGGGGCCACCGGCGCAGGGCCGGTCTGGCACGCGGTGGTGGAAAATGTGGTGAGGGAGTGGCGAACGGGTCCTGTCGCCTGCGGGTTTCCCGCTCGTCCTCGGCGTCGCTGTGGCTTGCTCGGCGTGGAACGTCGTGATGGCTTGTCTCATACGCCACATCTCCGCCTGCGGCGCGATCGGGAGCCCTCCCTCCGGCGTCACCCGTTCGCCGTCCTGGACACACAACCAGATTCTGATCCCGGCTGGCGCGTTCGCTCCCCCCTCCCCCACGCGCGCTTTCGATTGCACCCCTATCTTCCGGCGGAACACCAAAAAATTCTTGCCGAAGTGGAGGTGACTGATCCGGAGATCGAGAGTCTTCGATGTTATCTTGATGGCAAACTTGTCTCGGAAACTCCGATTTTAGACAACACAAATCTTCGTTTTTGGGTCCCTCCCGAAACGGGCGACCACCTGCTCACCATCAAGGCCCCCGACGGGCGAAAACAAACCATCCCTTTTTACATCATGGAGACAACCACATGA
- a CDS encoding aminotransferase class I/II-fold pyridoxal phosphate-dependent enzyme, whose protein sequence is MKPPPEFPRISHLPPYVLGQVVAQMTQQRKKGDDIINLGMGNPDLPTPPHIVNKLIEAVQKTKNHRYSVSRGIPKLRQAICAWYKRRYNVELDWDFEAIAVMGAKEGLSHLMLAATQPGDVVLVPNPSYPIHIYAPVIAGCDIRGVRMARPVAGTVQGEGLDDFFPSLERAVKTVIPKPKFLILSFPSNPTTHVVDLDFFRKVVSFAREHGIWVIHDLAYADLTFDGYKAPSILQVDGAKEVAVELYSLSKGYSMPGWRVGFLCGNRELVGALTKIKSYFDYGMFQPVQIAATVALNGSEDCVKQIWETYHQRRDVLCEGLNGAGWTIEKPKGTMFVWAKIPDKFSSLGSLEFSKLLLSEAKVCVSPGIGFGEYGEGYVRFALVENEKRIRQAVRGIKQALQKK, encoded by the coding sequence ATGAAACCCCCACCCGAATTTCCCCGCATCAGTCATCTTCCCCCCTATGTCCTCGGCCAGGTTGTCGCCCAGATGACCCAGCAGAGAAAAAAGGGGGACGATATCATCAATCTGGGGATGGGAAACCCCGATCTTCCCACGCCGCCGCACATTGTCAACAAACTGATTGAGGCGGTGCAAAAAACAAAAAATCACCGCTATTCCGTCTCGCGCGGGATTCCCAAACTGCGGCAGGCCATTTGCGCCTGGTACAAGCGCCGATACAACGTGGAACTCGATTGGGACTTTGAAGCCATCGCCGTCATGGGGGCCAAGGAAGGGCTCTCGCATCTCATGCTGGCGGCTACACAGCCGGGGGATGTCGTTTTGGTGCCCAATCCGAGCTACCCGATCCATATCTACGCCCCCGTCATTGCCGGATGCGACATCCGGGGGGTCAGAATGGCCCGGCCAGTGGCCGGGACCGTACAGGGGGAGGGTCTGGATGATTTTTTCCCTTCGCTTGAACGGGCGGTCAAAACGGTCATCCCGAAACCGAAGTTTCTCATCCTTTCTTTTCCCTCCAATCCGACAACGCATGTGGTGGATCTAGACTTCTTCAGGAAAGTCGTCTCTTTCGCAAGGGAGCACGGCATCTGGGTCATCCACGACCTGGCCTATGCCGACCTGACCTTTGACGGATACAAAGCGCCCAGCATTCTGCAGGTGGATGGGGCGAAAGAGGTGGCTGTGGAACTTTATTCGCTTTCCAAAGGCTACAGCATGCCGGGCTGGCGCGTCGGTTTTTTGTGCGGCAACCGGGAGCTCGTGGGGGCCCTCACAAAAATAAAAAGCTACTTCGATTATGGAATGTTTCAGCCGGTTCAGATTGCGGCCACCGTTGCGTTGAACGGATCTGAAGATTGTGTGAAGCAAATCTGGGAAACCTACCACCAGAGGCGCGACGTTCTTTGCGAGGGGTTGAACGGGGCCGGCTGGACGATCGAAAAGCCGAAGGGGACCATGTTTGTCTGGGCGAAAATTCCGGACAAATTTTCCTCGCTCGGTTCGCTTGAATTTAGTAAGCTCCTCCTCTCGGAGGCGAAGGTCTGCGTCTCGCCGGGCATCGGTTTCGGCGAATACGGCGAGGGATATGTCCGGTTTGCCCTTGTTGAAAATGAGAAAAGGATCCGCCAGGCCGTAAGAGGGATTAAACAGGCGCTTCAGAAAAAATAA